In Modestobacter versicolor, a single genomic region encodes these proteins:
- a CDS encoding glycosyltransferase, which yields MTDPRVSVLLVTDDHERVVERALTSIESQVLDEAVEVVVADDHSGDRTPAVVAAWSERVELEVRVLGGEVRLGAPLNRHRGIAACRGRYVAVLEGHDEWSSADELRLQVRLLDEHPELSMAAVRTGAPAPAGGSHVELTRADLLAAGERALGPAVYRAELLERLDPAVFETADHRRLVDEAMAEHGNVGVLLPPGARTGVPTRHDHAAQDGAPSGRRRGVVVIDDHFPTKGTGFRIAEYDWMLRHGVVSEVMTTAQPLEPLVAEYALLHPETSRQISAYDPRRLAGFECASVMFLNNAARFLADLERNELPFVLTLYPGGGLNLGEPVTERKLRRVLASPQLQHVITTQPLVTELVRTTGGGAVPVTEVLGVTVNPSYLTPGPGLRTDYFGSGKEHLDVCFVAHRYTADGSDKGWPVFLQSLSLLRETGVPVRGHVVGGFGRADVGAEFADLDLTFAPVLSTPQLREFYLGMDVIVSPTAPGRLAPGSFDGFPTGSCVEAALCGVALVATDPMDQNRLYTDGQDIHMPRADATDVVQRVLAMLGEPDGVRRVGQAGLRTTRRAYGVDAQLSSRRAVIEATRAAVADRRDRAPAPAREPLVSILVPTYNGERFIRAALRSALTQSHRTIEVLVGDDGSTDSTPEILASVAASDPRVRVIRHETNVGALENPRRLLAEARGEYVKYLMHDDVLATDCVRVLVRGMQSSPEVAMAFSHRALIDQDGRRVAGHEFPKLQDRPMILDARKLGSHVLRTCTNVIGEPTTVLFRRDDVRPEDLWMVDGRTVDVLNDVQLWLGLLAVGSAWYTPETLSRFRWHPGQNSHNPRYVGRAERDWSRLVDWGARNGFLREDGEEHRAQARALLTAANRVAQLVDTPDYGAALEAVHLSIARLTELATTSPPDPTRQLTERAHARPVLDRFTQELDVWTRVHPFALAFPALEEAEVAATVQALREIRQAQVAERLLIAVRSDQVERATLLVERALAQGPDVDLELVPTDGPPATLLRGPWLAVVRRGARWHQDHAQATWTVEPTRRSVAERSSVLS from the coding sequence ATGACCGATCCCCGAGTGAGCGTGCTGCTGGTCACCGACGACCACGAGCGGGTCGTCGAACGGGCCCTCACCTCGATCGAGAGCCAGGTGCTCGACGAGGCCGTCGAGGTGGTCGTCGCCGACGACCACTCCGGCGACCGGACGCCGGCGGTCGTCGCGGCGTGGTCGGAGCGGGTGGAGCTGGAGGTGCGCGTCCTCGGCGGCGAGGTGCGTCTCGGCGCCCCCCTGAACCGCCACCGCGGGATCGCCGCCTGCCGGGGTCGGTACGTCGCCGTGCTCGAGGGGCACGACGAGTGGTCCTCTGCCGACGAGCTCCGGCTGCAGGTGCGCCTCCTGGACGAGCACCCGGAGCTGTCCATGGCCGCCGTCCGCACCGGTGCTCCGGCACCCGCCGGCGGCAGCCACGTCGAGCTGACCCGCGCGGACCTGCTGGCCGCCGGGGAGCGCGCGCTGGGCCCCGCCGTCTACCGGGCCGAGCTGCTCGAGCGGCTGGACCCTGCGGTCTTCGAGACCGCGGACCACCGCCGGCTGGTCGACGAGGCGATGGCCGAGCACGGGAACGTGGGCGTGCTCCTGCCGCCCGGCGCCCGGACCGGCGTGCCGACCCGGCACGACCACGCTGCGCAGGACGGGGCGCCCTCGGGTCGGCGCCGGGGGGTCGTCGTCATCGACGACCACTTCCCGACGAAGGGGACCGGCTTCCGCATCGCGGAGTACGACTGGATGCTGCGCCACGGCGTCGTCAGCGAGGTGATGACGACGGCCCAGCCGCTCGAGCCGCTCGTCGCCGAGTACGCGCTCCTCCACCCGGAGACGTCGCGGCAGATCTCGGCGTACGACCCGCGCCGGCTCGCCGGCTTCGAGTGCGCCTCGGTGATGTTCCTGAACAACGCGGCACGCTTCCTGGCCGACCTGGAGCGCAACGAGCTCCCGTTCGTCCTGACCCTGTACCCGGGGGGCGGCCTCAACCTCGGCGAGCCCGTGACGGAGCGGAAGCTGCGGCGGGTGCTCGCCTCTCCGCAGCTCCAGCACGTGATCACGACCCAGCCGCTGGTCACCGAGCTCGTGCGCACCACGGGCGGCGGAGCCGTGCCGGTCACCGAGGTGCTCGGCGTCACCGTCAACCCGAGCTACCTCACCCCCGGCCCAGGCCTGCGCACCGACTACTTCGGCAGCGGCAAGGAGCACCTGGACGTCTGCTTCGTGGCGCACCGCTACACCGCCGACGGCTCCGACAAGGGCTGGCCGGTGTTCCTGCAGTCGCTGAGCCTGCTCCGCGAGACCGGCGTCCCCGTCCGCGGCCACGTCGTCGGCGGGTTCGGCCGGGCCGACGTCGGCGCCGAGTTCGCGGACCTCGACCTGACGTTCGCGCCGGTGCTGAGCACACCGCAGCTGCGCGAGTTCTACCTGGGCATGGACGTCATCGTCTCCCCGACGGCCCCCGGTCGGCTCGCCCCCGGCAGCTTCGACGGGTTCCCCACCGGGTCGTGCGTGGAGGCAGCGCTCTGCGGCGTGGCCCTGGTCGCCACCGACCCCATGGACCAGAACCGCCTCTACACCGACGGCCAGGACATCCACATGCCGCGGGCGGACGCCACCGACGTGGTGCAGCGGGTCCTGGCCATGCTCGGTGAGCCCGACGGCGTGCGCCGCGTCGGGCAGGCCGGCCTGCGGACGACGCGCCGGGCGTACGGCGTCGACGCGCAGCTGTCGAGCCGGCGGGCCGTCATCGAGGCCACGCGGGCGGCCGTGGCGGACCGACGCGACCGGGCACCCGCCCCGGCCCGCGAGCCCTTGGTCAGCATCCTGGTCCCGACCTACAACGGCGAGCGGTTCATCCGCGCTGCGCTGCGGTCCGCGCTCACCCAGAGCCACCGGACGATCGAGGTGCTCGTCGGCGACGACGGCTCGACCGACAGCACCCCGGAGATCCTCGCCTCCGTCGCCGCGTCCGACCCCCGGGTCCGGGTCATCCGGCACGAGACCAACGTCGGCGCCCTGGAGAACCCCCGGCGCCTGCTCGCCGAGGCGCGGGGCGAGTACGTCAAGTACCTGATGCACGACGACGTGCTCGCGACCGACTGCGTCCGCGTCCTCGTCCGGGGGATGCAGTCCTCGCCCGAGGTCGCGATGGCCTTCTCCCACCGTGCCCTCATCGACCAGGACGGACGCCGGGTGGCCGGTCACGAGTTCCCCAAGCTGCAGGACCGGCCGATGATCCTGGACGCCCGGAAGCTGGGCAGCCACGTGCTCCGCACGTGCACCAACGTCATCGGGGAGCCGACCACGGTCCTCTTCCGCCGGGACGACGTCCGGCCCGAGGACCTGTGGATGGTCGACGGACGCACCGTCGACGTGCTCAACGACGTCCAGCTGTGGCTCGGCCTGCTGGCGGTGGGCTCGGCCTGGTACACGCCGGAGACGCTCAGCCGCTTCCGTTGGCACCCGGGCCAGAACTCGCACAACCCCCGGTACGTCGGCCGTGCGGAGCGCGACTGGTCGCGGCTGGTCGACTGGGGGGCCCGGAACGGCTTCCTCCGTGAGGACGGCGAGGAGCACCGGGCGCAGGCGCGCGCGCTGTTGACCGCCGCCAACCGCGTGGCCCAGCTCGTCGACACCCCCGACTACGGGGCCGCCCTGGAGGCCGTCCACCTCTCCATCGCCCGGCTGACCGAGCTCGCCACCACGTCCCCGCCCGACCCCACCCGGCAGCTCACCGAGCGCGCCCACGCCCGGCCCGTCCTCGACCGGTTCACGCAGGAGCTCGACGTGTGGACCCGGGTCCACCCCTTCGCCCTGGCCTTCCCGGCGCTGGAGGAGGCGGAGGTCGCGGCCACCGTCCAGGCGCTCCGGGAGATCCGCCAGGCGCAGGTCGCGGAACGGCTGCTGATCGCGGTCCGCAGCGACCAGGTGGAGCGGGCCACGCTGCTGGTCGAGCGGGCGCTGGCCCAGGGCCCGGACGTGGACCTGGAGCTGGTGCCGACCGACGGACCGCCCGCGACGCTGCTGCGCGGACCGTGGCTGGCCGTCGTCCGGCGCGGTGCCCGCTGGCACCAGGACCACGCCCAGGCGACATGGACGGTCGAGCCGACGCGCAGATCCGTGGCCGAACGCAGTAGCGTGCTGAGCTGA
- a CDS encoding FkbM family methyltransferase, which produces MTDPLVSVLLPTYDGARFLRAALRSALGQSHRDIEVLVGDDGSTDGTAQLLAAVAAEDPRVRVLRSDPAVGPREGSRRLLAQARGEHVTYLLPDDVLATDCVRDLVRGLQQHPDATMAFSHRVLVDEHGKPVPGHEFPQLRDRPGLVDGRELGDHVLVSCDNVIGESTAVLFRRADVAPDDLGLVDGRPVDVLDDVQLWLQLLARGPAFYSPRPLSRSRQHRGQDPHGPRDLGRAERDWSRLVDWGARHGFLAGEGQHRRAQATALLQAARRLDQLIGTAEHGAALEAAFLSTAALVELTRPAPASPSAGLPERAHGALAEERLAQELDVWTREYPVALAVPALEPAEVDATVQAFREILAAGVARLAVVAVPPADLERAVPLLETALAAGPDIDVELVPAEDPAMLFADPWLAVARRGDHWHEGRALATWAFDLGDEATPAPATPAPAAPEPPALTRLRLPECREVLAGVQEQIGDPSARWAALVEAEFERSGSRTGLVSRLDQTFINDFERHRAAVPAERPYFTGTLARGIQYLGDARDWPSALHAVDPGCNSILIDALLQELSRRPGNVVDVGTNIGVVAASMAAHLAPTWQVFGFEPSPETLRLAASTVALNDAANVTLFNAAASDSDGVLLFHATPGNSAIASARRHAFGLLNEWQQVTVPAVRLDTLHAAGELPDVSLVKIDVEGHEPSVLRGALEFIAAARPTVVYEYTPAAAADHGWTQEESIALLSGAGDFEFTALSESDGRVLPFPLPAGHHGQVNVFARPVPSKGDPRA; this is translated from the coding sequence GTGACAGATCCCCTGGTCAGCGTCCTGCTGCCGACGTACGACGGTGCGCGGTTCCTGCGCGCGGCGCTGCGGTCGGCGCTGGGGCAGTCCCACCGCGACATCGAGGTGCTGGTCGGTGACGACGGGTCGACCGACGGCACCGCGCAGCTGCTGGCCGCGGTCGCCGCCGAGGACCCGCGGGTGCGGGTGCTGCGGTCCGACCCCGCCGTCGGCCCGCGGGAGGGCTCCCGCCGGCTGCTGGCCCAGGCGCGGGGGGAGCACGTCACGTACCTGCTGCCCGACGACGTGCTGGCCACCGACTGCGTGCGGGACCTGGTCCGCGGCCTGCAGCAGCACCCCGACGCCACGATGGCCTTCTCCCACCGGGTGCTCGTCGACGAGCACGGCAAGCCCGTGCCCGGCCACGAGTTCCCCCAGCTGCGCGACCGACCCGGGCTCGTCGACGGCCGGGAGCTGGGCGACCACGTGCTGGTCAGCTGCGACAACGTGATCGGCGAGTCGACCGCGGTGCTGTTCCGCCGCGCGGACGTCGCACCGGATGACCTGGGGCTGGTCGACGGGCGCCCCGTCGACGTCCTCGACGACGTCCAGTTGTGGCTGCAGCTGCTCGCCCGGGGCCCGGCGTTCTACAGCCCGCGCCCGCTGAGCCGCTCGCGCCAGCACCGCGGGCAGGACCCCCACGGCCCCCGGGACCTCGGCCGGGCCGAACGGGACTGGTCCCGGCTGGTCGACTGGGGCGCCCGCCACGGGTTCCTCGCCGGCGAGGGGCAGCACCGGCGGGCCCAGGCCACCGCGCTGCTGCAGGCGGCCCGCCGCCTCGACCAGCTGATCGGCACCGCGGAGCACGGTGCGGCGCTCGAGGCGGCGTTCCTGTCCACGGCCGCCCTCGTGGAGCTGACCCGGCCGGCGCCGGCGAGCCCGTCCGCCGGGCTGCCGGAGCGGGCCCACGGCGCGCTCGCCGAGGAGCGGCTCGCCCAGGAGCTCGACGTGTGGACCCGGGAGTACCCGGTGGCCCTGGCCGTGCCCGCGCTCGAGCCGGCCGAGGTCGACGCGACCGTGCAGGCGTTCCGCGAGATCCTGGCCGCCGGGGTCGCCCGGCTGGCCGTGGTGGCCGTCCCGCCGGCCGACCTGGAGCGGGCCGTCCCGCTGCTGGAGACGGCCCTGGCTGCCGGACCGGACATCGACGTGGAGCTGGTGCCCGCCGAGGACCCGGCGATGCTGTTCGCGGACCCCTGGCTGGCGGTGGCACGCCGCGGGGACCACTGGCACGAGGGGCGTGCGCTGGCGACGTGGGCGTTCGACCTCGGCGACGAGGCCACCCCCGCCCCGGCCACTCCCGCCCCGGCGGCTCCGGAGCCGCCCGCCCTGACCCGCCTCCGTCTCCCGGAGTGCCGGGAGGTGCTCGCCGGGGTGCAGGAGCAGATCGGTGACCCCAGCGCCCGGTGGGCCGCCCTCGTCGAGGCGGAGTTCGAGCGGTCGGGGAGCCGGACCGGCCTGGTGTCCCGGCTGGACCAGACCTTCATCAACGACTTCGAGCGGCACCGAGCCGCCGTCCCCGCCGAGCGGCCGTACTTCACCGGCACCCTCGCCAGGGGCATCCAGTACCTGGGCGATGCCCGCGACTGGCCGTCGGCCCTGCACGCGGTCGACCCGGGGTGCAACAGCATCCTCATCGACGCGCTCCTCCAGGAGCTCTCCCGGCGTCCGGGGAACGTCGTCGACGTCGGCACCAACATCGGCGTGGTCGCGGCCAGCATGGCCGCGCACCTGGCGCCGACCTGGCAGGTCTTCGGCTTCGAACCGTCACCGGAGACCCTGCGGCTGGCCGCGTCGACGGTCGCGCTCAACGACGCGGCCAACGTGACCCTCTTCAACGCCGCGGCGAGCGACAGCGACGGGGTGCTCCTCTTCCACGCGACGCCGGGCAACAGCGCCATCGCCTCCGCGCGACGGCACGCCTTCGGCCTGCTCAACGAGTGGCAGCAGGTCACCGTGCCGGCCGTCCGGCTGGACACCCTGCACGCGGCCGGCGAGCTCCCCGACGTCTCCCTCGTCAAGATCGACGTCGAGGGCCACGAGCCGAGCGTGCTCCGCGGCGCCCTGGAGTTCATCGCCGCGGCCCGACCCACGGTGGTCTACGAGTACACGCCGGCGGCCGCCGCCGACCACGGCTGGACGCAGGAGGAGTCGATCGCGCTGCTGAGCGGCGCCGGCGACTTCGAGTTCACCGCGCTCAGCGAGAGCGACGGCCGCGTCCTGCCGTTCCCGCTGCCCGCCGGCCACCACGGTCAGGTCAACGTCTTCGCCCGCCCCGTCCCCTCGAAAGGCGACCCCCGAGCATGA
- a CDS encoding NlpC/P60 family protein: MPAPRAQSTAPRPRPRTRTGATPPARRPAAGRSTSTARPRPPANGRRPAPRKGRPAPRTRTPGVLRHWGRRLAVLGSSTLAIITVLAAFAQPPTEAGQVPQPTDATGQAQTTAATLAAATTRYRAALAEATAFQTQAQQARDAGATAVAAVSADRATVGAYADAAYRRTADERWPLAQLSVRSPGSTTDVLHAQGLAEQLTRAQDAQVARTATAAVRAAQFTDAARDAESAAAAARAEAAAVLVEVRGLVATLDPTVSAQWAALGTSPTATAQQERNSAALADWQGYLGLLSAAGITPPPAAALLDAGALPEGLAPLRDGTGTPIAGVATAFAGGRLLTVLPAETVAAVSAAFSQLGKPYLVDRDGPDGYSCAGLTSTVWTQAGIGLTSDLAQQWAQGTPVPVGQLQVGDLVFSTDPRTGLDDVGLYLGGSSVLSASADRWQVAVRDVVDLSAAVRVTVPPASPAAPPAAATGVPPTCSAPLPAPGTTAGPVSGAWGGWSNGQIPREELCSIGGGHRLRCDAAAAYNAMSAAYAAAFGTPLCITDSYRSLSAQVDAHHRKPRITAVPGTSNHGWALAVDLCGGVNVFGTAQTAWMQGHAGDYGWVHPDWAQADGQNPEPWHWEYGSLT; the protein is encoded by the coding sequence GTGCCGGCACCACGCGCGCAGAGCACTGCGCCCCGGCCCCGTCCCCGCACCCGGACCGGTGCGACGCCGCCGGCCCGTCGTCCCGCGGCCGGCCGCAGCACGTCCACCGCGCGCCCCCGCCCACCGGCGAACGGCCGCCGTCCGGCGCCCCGGAAGGGCCGCCCGGCCCCGCGCACCCGCACGCCCGGCGTCCTCCGGCACTGGGGACGGCGGCTCGCCGTCCTGGGCAGCTCGACGCTGGCGATCATCACCGTGCTGGCCGCCTTCGCGCAGCCGCCGACGGAGGCCGGCCAGGTCCCGCAGCCGACCGATGCCACCGGCCAGGCGCAGACCACCGCCGCCACGCTGGCCGCCGCCACCACCCGCTACCGCGCCGCGCTCGCCGAGGCGACCGCCTTCCAGACCCAGGCGCAGCAGGCGCGGGACGCCGGGGCCACCGCGGTCGCCGCGGTGAGCGCCGACCGGGCCACCGTCGGCGCCTACGCCGACGCCGCCTACCGGCGCACCGCCGACGAGCGCTGGCCGCTGGCCCAGCTCTCCGTCCGCTCCCCCGGCTCGACCACCGACGTGCTGCACGCCCAGGGCCTCGCCGAGCAGCTGACCCGGGCGCAGGACGCCCAGGTGGCTCGCACCGCCACGGCCGCGGTCCGGGCCGCGCAGTTCACCGACGCCGCCCGGGACGCCGAGTCCGCGGCCGCCGCAGCGCGCGCCGAGGCCGCCGCCGTCCTGGTGGAGGTGCGCGGCCTGGTCGCGACCCTCGACCCGACGGTCAGCGCCCAGTGGGCCGCCCTGGGCACCAGCCCGACCGCGACGGCCCAGCAGGAGCGCAACAGCGCGGCGCTGGCCGACTGGCAGGGCTACCTCGGCCTGCTCTCCGCCGCCGGCATCACCCCGCCGCCCGCGGCCGCGCTGCTGGACGCCGGCGCGCTCCCCGAGGGCCTGGCCCCGCTGCGCGACGGCACCGGCACGCCGATCGCCGGCGTGGCCACCGCCTTCGCCGGCGGGCGGCTGCTCACCGTGCTCCCCGCCGAGACCGTCGCCGCGGTCAGCGCCGCCTTCTCCCAGCTGGGCAAGCCCTACCTGGTCGACCGGGACGGCCCTGACGGCTACAGCTGCGCCGGGCTGACCTCGACCGTCTGGACCCAGGCCGGCATCGGCCTGACCAGCGACCTGGCCCAGCAGTGGGCGCAGGGGACCCCGGTCCCGGTCGGCCAGCTGCAGGTGGGCGACCTGGTGTTCAGCACCGACCCGCGCACCGGCCTGGACGACGTCGGCCTCTACCTCGGCGGCAGCAGCGTGCTGTCCGCGTCGGCCGACCGCTGGCAGGTCGCCGTCCGCGACGTGGTCGACCTGAGCGCCGCCGTCCGGGTCACCGTGCCCCCGGCGTCACCGGCCGCTCCCCCGGCCGCCGCCACCGGCGTGCCGCCGACCTGCAGCGCCCCGCTCCCCGCGCCCGGCACCACCGCCGGCCCGGTCAGCGGCGCCTGGGGCGGCTGGTCCAACGGCCAGATCCCCCGCGAGGAGCTGTGCTCCATCGGCGGCGGCCACCGGCTGCGCTGCGACGCCGCCGCGGCCTACAACGCGATGTCGGCGGCGTACGCGGCCGCCTTCGGGACCCCGCTGTGCATCACCGACTCCTACCGCTCGCTGAGCGCGCAGGTCGACGCGCACCACCGCAAGCCTAGGATCACCGCCGTCCCCGGGACGTCGAACCACGGCTGGGCGCTGGCGGTCGACCTGTGCGGCGGGGTGAACGTGTTCGGCACCGCGCAGACCGCGTGGATGCAGGGCCACGCCGGCGACTACGGCTGGGTGCACCCGGACTGGGCGCAGGCCGACGGGCAGAACCCCGAGCCGTGGCACTGGGAGTACGGCAGCCTCACCTGA
- a CDS encoding DegT/DnrJ/EryC1/StrS family aminotransferase: protein MIAHELIRFQSPALPSLREVEPWFAEAERLRWFSNGGPCVARLERACADRLGLRHPGVAVNNATSGLMVALRACLGTPEGERRLVAVPSFTFLASVNAVVWAGFEPVFVDIDPADWLPSEASLAELQDRRGQLAGVLQCSTFGTAPSAARRASLAAATLALDVPVVVDSAAGFGAVDEDGRPLGDQGDVEVFSFHATKPFAIGEGGLVTSRSSAVLDAVAELINFGFDQTRTVTGHLGINGKMPELSAAMGLAVLDGFDQVLAHRRAAAAWLREELEPVGAAFQAGSAGSTFQFVPVALPTPAARQLLLQKAHDARVEVRSYFDPPMHLVPALAGHPTAGGLPVTESLAQRITGLPMANDLSGASLERIRDLVLSVTTTAPRAAGRRAAPEPATPDAAAGAVTVVPRPRDPGRATGAVDRAGAGPVAAPRPVP, encoded by the coding sequence GTGATCGCGCACGAGCTGATCCGCTTCCAGTCGCCCGCGCTGCCCAGCCTGCGCGAGGTCGAGCCCTGGTTCGCCGAGGCCGAGCGGCTGCGCTGGTTCTCCAACGGCGGCCCGTGCGTGGCCCGGCTGGAGCGCGCCTGCGCCGACCGCCTGGGCCTCCGGCACCCCGGGGTCGCGGTGAACAACGCGACGTCCGGCCTGATGGTGGCGCTGCGCGCGTGCCTCGGCACCCCGGAGGGTGAGCGCCGCCTGGTCGCCGTGCCCTCGTTCACCTTCCTCGCCAGCGTCAACGCGGTCGTCTGGGCCGGCTTCGAGCCGGTGTTCGTCGACATCGACCCCGCTGACTGGCTGCCCTCCGAGGCCTCGCTGGCCGAGCTCCAGGACCGCCGCGGCCAGCTGGCCGGGGTCCTGCAGTGCTCCACGTTCGGCACCGCTCCCAGCGCGGCCCGCCGGGCCTCGCTGGCCGCCGCGACGCTGGCCCTCGACGTGCCGGTCGTCGTCGACTCGGCGGCCGGCTTCGGTGCCGTCGACGAGGACGGCCGACCGCTCGGCGACCAGGGCGACGTGGAGGTCTTCAGCTTCCACGCGACCAAGCCCTTCGCGATCGGCGAGGGCGGCCTGGTCACCTCACGGTCCAGCGCCGTCCTGGACGCCGTCGCCGAGCTGATCAACTTCGGCTTCGACCAGACCCGCACCGTCACCGGGCACCTGGGGATCAACGGCAAGATGCCCGAGCTGTCGGCCGCGATGGGCCTGGCCGTGCTCGACGGCTTCGACCAGGTCCTCGCCCACCGGCGCGCCGCTGCTGCCTGGCTCCGGGAGGAGCTCGAGCCGGTCGGCGCCGCGTTCCAGGCGGGTTCTGCCGGTTCGACCTTCCAGTTCGTCCCGGTCGCCCTCCCCACGCCCGCGGCGCGCCAGCTGCTGCTGCAGAAGGCCCACGACGCGCGGGTCGAGGTGCGGTCCTACTTCGACCCGCCGATGCACCTGGTCCCGGCGCTCGCCGGCCACCCCACCGCGGGCGGCCTGCCGGTGACCGAGTCGCTGGCCCAGCGGATCACGGGCCTGCCGATGGCCAACGACCTCAGCGGGGCCTCCCTGGAGCGGATCCGGGACCTGGTGCTCAGTGTCACCACGACGGCGCCGCGGGCGGCCGGTCGCCGCGCTGCGCCGGAGCCGGCCACCCCGGACGCCGCCGCGGGGGCCGTGACCGTCGTCCCCCGGCCGCGGGACCCGGGCCGGGCGACGGGCGCCGTGGACCGCGCCGGAGCCGGCCCGGTGGCCGCTCCCCGACCGGTGCCGTGA
- a CDS encoding DapH/DapD/GlmU-related protein: MAVQRLVVMGAGGHAREVLDVLESLPDGQAPGRTTVFAEPGVTTAAATALVRERGYEVADALPADATHYLPAVGDPGLRRRFVTMAEERGLLPGRAVSPLSTVPDVLRDSPGLVVFPRSHVSTNVTLGRHCHLNTGCQVSHDGWLGDRVTLSPGVLLAGAVVVEDDAFLGVGAVVLPGRRIGRGAVVGAGAVVVHDVAPGTTVAGNPARPLGRG; encoded by the coding sequence GTGGCAGTGCAGCGACTGGTCGTGATGGGTGCCGGCGGGCACGCGCGCGAGGTGCTCGACGTCCTGGAGTCCCTCCCCGACGGGCAGGCGCCGGGTCGGACCACCGTCTTCGCCGAGCCCGGCGTGACCACCGCCGCGGCGACGGCCCTGGTCCGGGAGCGCGGCTACGAGGTGGCCGACGCCCTCCCGGCGGACGCCACGCACTACCTGCCGGCCGTCGGTGACCCTGGGCTGCGGCGGCGGTTCGTGACGATGGCCGAGGAACGGGGGCTGCTGCCGGGCCGCGCGGTGAGCCCGCTGAGCACCGTCCCCGACGTGCTGCGGGACTCCCCGGGCCTGGTCGTCTTCCCGCGCAGCCACGTCAGCACCAACGTGACGCTCGGCCGGCACTGCCACCTCAACACCGGCTGCCAGGTGAGCCACGACGGGTGGCTCGGTGACCGCGTCACGCTGAGCCCCGGGGTGCTGCTGGCGGGCGCGGTGGTGGTCGAGGACGACGCGTTCCTCGGGGTCGGCGCGGTCGTCCTGCCCGGACGCCGGATCGGTCGCGGCGCCGTCGTGGGCGCAGGTGCGGTGGTCGTGCACGACGTCGCACCGGGGACCACGGTCGCCGGGAACCCGGCCCGCCCGCTGGGCCGGGGCTGA
- a CDS encoding citrate synthase has product MSETASTPDVALRWPGGELPLRVIPSTEGSQGIDTSKLLATTGQVALDIGFVNTASCTSAITYIDGDQGILRYRGYPIDQLAGKASFLEVSYLLIHGELPTADQLAAFDQGIRRHTLLHEDLKQFFKGFPSDAHPMPVLSSAVSALSTFYQDSLDPFDQRQVEISTLRLLAKLPTIAAYAYKKSVGQPFLYPDNSLGLVENFLRMTFGFPAEPYEADPELVKALDMLFVLHADHEQNCSTSTVRLVGSSHANLFASVSAGINALFGPLHGGANQSVLEMLEAIKRDGGDIDRFVARVKDKEPGVKLMGFGHRVYKNYDPRAALVKSTADTVLNKLGGNNELLDLARRLEEIALSDDYFIQRKLYPNVDFYTGLIYRAMGFPTKMFTVLFALGRLPGWIAQWREMIEDPATKIGRPRQVYTGETERAFVELDQR; this is encoded by the coding sequence ATGAGCGAGACAGCGAGCACCCCAGACGTGGCCCTGCGCTGGCCGGGCGGCGAACTGCCGCTGCGGGTCATCCCCTCGACCGAGGGGTCCCAGGGCATCGACACCAGCAAACTGCTGGCCACCACCGGTCAGGTGGCCCTGGACATCGGGTTCGTCAACACCGCGTCCTGCACCTCGGCGATCACCTACATCGACGGCGACCAGGGCATCCTGCGCTACCGCGGGTACCCGATCGACCAGCTGGCCGGCAAGGCCAGCTTCCTCGAGGTCTCCTACCTGCTGATCCACGGCGAGCTGCCCACCGCCGACCAGCTGGCCGCCTTCGACCAGGGGATCCGTCGGCACACGCTGCTGCACGAGGACCTGAAGCAGTTCTTCAAGGGCTTCCCGAGCGACGCGCACCCCATGCCGGTGCTCTCCTCGGCGGTCAGCGCCCTGTCGACCTTCTACCAGGACTCGCTGGACCCCTTCGACCAGCGCCAGGTGGAGATCTCCACGCTGCGGCTGCTGGCGAAGCTCCCCACGATCGCGGCCTACGCCTACAAGAAGTCCGTCGGCCAGCCGTTCCTCTACCCGGACAACTCGCTGGGCCTGGTGGAGAACTTCCTCCGGATGACCTTCGGGTTCCCGGCCGAGCCGTACGAGGCCGACCCGGAGCTGGTCAAGGCGCTGGACATGCTCTTCGTCCTGCACGCCGACCACGAGCAGAACTGCTCCACCTCCACGGTGCGGCTGGTCGGCTCCTCGCACGCCAACCTGTTCGCCTCGGTGTCCGCCGGCATCAACGCGCTGTTCGGCCCGCTGCACGGCGGGGCGAACCAGTCGGTGCTGGAGATGCTCGAGGCGATCAAGCGCGACGGCGGCGACATCGACCGCTTCGTGGCCCGGGTCAAGGACAAGGAGCCCGGCGTCAAGCTGATGGGCTTCGGCCACCGGGTCTACAAGAACTACGACCCGCGCGCCGCGCTGGTGAAGAGCACGGCCGACACGGTGCTCAACAAGCTCGGCGGCAACAACGAGCTGCTGGACCTGGCCCGCCGGCTGGAGGAGATCGCCCTCTCCGACGACTACTTCATCCAGCGCAAGCTCTACCCGAACGTCGACTTCTACACCGGGCTCATCTACCGGGCGATGGGCTTCCCGACCAAGATGTTCACGGTCCTGTTCGCCCTCGGCCGGCTCCCCGGCTGGATCGCGCAGTGGCGCGAGATGATCGAGGACCCGGCCACCAAGATCGGCCGCCCGCGGCAGGTCTACACCGGCGAGACCGAGCGCGCGTTCGTGGAGCTCGACCAGCGCTAG